One part of the Fusibacter sp. A1 genome encodes these proteins:
- the tuf gene encoding elongation factor Tu, with translation MAKQKFERNKPHVNIGTIGHVDHGKTTLTAAITTTLWDKYGLGAKVDFANIDKAPEERERGITISTAHVEYETPARHYAHVDCPGHADYVKNMITGAAQMDGSILVVSATDGPMPQTREHILLARQVGVPYIVVFLNKCDMVDDEELLELVEMEIRELLSEYDFPGDDTPIFRGSALLALEGQAEWQEKIVEMFDTIDTYIPTPERDTDKPFLMPVEDVFSITGRGTVATGRIERGIVRVQEEVEIVGLHEETRKVVCTGVEMFRKLLDEGRAGDNIGALLRGVQRTDIERGQVLSKPGSVNPHTKFKAQVYVLKKEEGGRHTPFFNGYRPQFFFRTTDVTGSIALPEGVEMCMPGDNIEMEIELIAPIAIEQGLNFSIREGGRTVGAGAVASIVE, from the coding sequence ATGGCTAAGCAAAAATTTGAAAGAAATAAGCCGCACGTTAATATTGGAACAATCGGTCACGTAGACCACGGTAAAACAACATTAACAGCTGCTATCACTACAACTTTATGGGACAAATACGGTCTAGGCGCTAAAGTAGATTTCGCTAACATCGATAAAGCTCCAGAAGAAAGAGAACGTGGTATCACAATCTCTACAGCTCACGTTGAGTATGAGACTCCAGCTAGACACTACGCTCACGTAGACTGCCCAGGTCACGCCGATTACGTTAAAAACATGATCACTGGTGCTGCTCAGATGGACGGTTCTATCCTAGTAGTTTCTGCAACAGACGGTCCAATGCCACAAACAAGAGAACACATCCTTCTTGCTCGTCAAGTTGGTGTTCCATACATCGTTGTATTCCTAAACAAATGCGACATGGTTGATGACGAAGAGTTACTTGAGCTTGTAGAAATGGAAATCAGAGAATTACTTTCTGAGTACGATTTCCCAGGTGATGACACTCCAATCTTCAGAGGTTCTGCTTTACTTGCTCTTGAAGGTCAAGCTGAATGGCAAGAAAAGATCGTTGAAATGTTTGACACGATCGACACTTACATTCCAACTCCAGAGCGTGACACAGACAAACCTTTCTTGATGCCAGTTGAGGACGTATTCTCGATCACAGGTCGTGGTACAGTTGCAACAGGTAGAATCGAAAGAGGTATCGTGAGAGTTCAAGAAGAAGTAGAAATCGTAGGTCTTCATGAAGAAACACGTAAAGTTGTATGTACTGGTGTAGAGATGTTCAGAAAACTTCTTGATGAAGGTAGAGCAGGCGACAACATCGGAGCGTTACTACGTGGTGTTCAAAGAACAGACATCGAAAGAGGTCAAGTACTTTCTAAACCAGGTTCAGTAAACCCACATACAAAATTCAAAGCTCAAGTATACGTACTTAAAAAAGAAGAGGGTGGAAGACACACTCCATTCTTTAACGGTTACAGACCACAGTTCTTCTTCAGAACAACTGACGTAACTGGTTCAATCGCTCTTCCAGAAGGCGTTGAAATGTGTATGCCTGGCGACAACATCGAGATGGAAATCGAGCTTATCGCACCAATCGCGATCGAGCAAGGTCTTAACTTCTCAATCCGTGAAGGCGGACGTACAGTAGGCGCTGGTGCTGTTGCATCAATCGTTGAATAA
- the nusG gene encoding transcription termination/antitermination protein NusG, translating to MMSEPKWYVVHTYSGHENKVKANIEKIVENRGMQDIILEVAVPTEEVTEIKNGKKKVKSRKIYPGYTIVKMYMTDESWYVVRNTRGVTGFVGPASKPVPLTEFEVYSMGLEKKVFEMDIEIGQSVKVTSGPFESFMGEVFDIDTHSSTLKVKINMFGRETPVELEYHQVEKL from the coding sequence ATTATGTCTGAACCGAAATGGTATGTCGTCCACACGTACTCTGGACACGAAAACAAAGTAAAAGCAAATATTGAAAAAATTGTTGAGAACAGAGGGATGCAAGACATAATCCTCGAAGTGGCCGTACCAACGGAAGAAGTCACTGAGATCAAGAATGGTAAGAAAAAGGTAAAATCAAGAAAGATATACCCAGGGTATACAATCGTTAAAATGTACATGACGGATGAGTCATGGTATGTTGTACGAAATACCAGGGGTGTAACCGGATTTGTTGGACCGGCTTCAAAACCTGTTCCTTTAACTGAATTCGAAGTTTACTCGATGGGACTTGAGAAAAAAGTCTTTGAGATGGATATCGAAATCGGACAAAGTGTCAAAGTGACGTCTGGACCGTTTGAGAGCTTTATGGGTGAAGTGTTCGATATCGATACACATAGCTCTACGCTCAAAGTTAAAATTAACATGTTCGGTCGCGAAACTCCTGTTGAACTCGAGTATCATCAAGTAGAAAAGCTATAA
- a CDS encoding NYN domain-containing protein — protein sequence MFRINKKYIIIDGYNFINYDAGLRKRMATSLESARVHLNDMLSEFVAYSGEIGIVVYDAMGSDGLKSKVEKYHNIDVVYTKQKETADAYIERLVDKLAVDKTNFIRVVTLDWAQQQLVLGRGAVRVSGSEWSREIAKMRTGLSEFNDREVKKHDRQLGSSLDSETLYKLESLLKNNDK from the coding sequence ATGTTCAGAATAAATAAGAAGTATATCATCATCGATGGGTATAACTTCATTAATTATGACGCCGGCTTGAGAAAAAGAATGGCGACGAGCTTAGAAAGCGCTAGGGTCCACCTTAACGACATGCTAAGCGAGTTCGTCGCCTACTCAGGCGAAATAGGTATCGTCGTTTACGATGCCATGGGGTCTGACGGACTCAAGAGTAAAGTGGAGAAATACCATAATATCGATGTGGTCTATACGAAACAGAAGGAAACAGCCGATGCCTATATCGAACGTCTTGTCGATAAACTAGCTGTCGACAAAACCAATTTTATTCGAGTGGTGACACTTGATTGGGCGCAGCAGCAGCTTGTTCTTGGTAGAGGTGCTGTGCGAGTGTCAGGCAGCGAATGGTCCAGGGAAATTGCTAAGATGAGAACAGGACTGAGTGAATTCAACGATCGCGAGGTAAAAAAACACGATCGCCAGCTTGGAAGCTCGCTCGATAGTGAAACACTTTATAAGCTGGAGTCTTTGTTAAAAAACAATGACAAATAG
- the rlmB gene encoding 23S rRNA (guanosine(2251)-2'-O)-methyltransferase RlmB: protein MNSNDNNRESGGNSFKDYKDRKAKYQDRDKKSDFKGGKKGGYRNDRDKAPLEDYIVGINPVLEAIEGNRTINKIMISKEKRTKQIHEIVVKAKEHRIVIQEVDKGKIESVAGGTNHQGVAAYVSPYPYYELDDEIENFTENTIVVALDNLTDVHNFGSILRTCDAVGADYVIIPNRRSVQVNATVGKTSAGAVEHVKVIKTNSLGNAIQKLKDNGFWVIGADMDGEQTYYEATYKGKTVLVAGSEGEGMSKHIKRLCDFVVSIPMVGKVNSLNVSVATSLLLYEWRRQQDVQNK, encoded by the coding sequence ATGAATTCGAATGATAACAATCGGGAAAGTGGCGGCAATTCATTTAAAGACTATAAGGATAGAAAAGCAAAATATCAGGACAGGGATAAGAAAAGCGATTTTAAGGGTGGAAAAAAAGGCGGATATAGAAACGATAGGGATAAGGCTCCTCTAGAAGACTATATCGTCGGAATCAACCCGGTGCTTGAAGCGATTGAAGGAAACAGAACGATCAACAAGATCATGATCTCCAAGGAGAAGCGTACAAAACAGATTCACGAGATCGTTGTCAAAGCTAAGGAACACAGGATTGTCATTCAAGAGGTGGATAAAGGAAAAATCGAAAGTGTGGCGGGTGGAACAAACCATCAAGGCGTCGCTGCTTATGTGTCGCCATATCCTTATTACGAGCTGGATGACGAGATTGAAAACTTCACCGAGAATACGATTGTCGTCGCACTTGACAACTTGACCGACGTGCATAATTTCGGGTCCATCTTGAGAACCTGCGATGCGGTTGGTGCGGACTATGTCATCATACCGAACAGAAGAAGCGTTCAAGTCAACGCCACTGTGGGAAAAACATCGGCTGGCGCTGTGGAACATGTGAAAGTCATCAAAACAAACAGTCTTGGCAATGCGATCCAAAAGCTGAAGGACAACGGCTTTTGGGTAATCGGTGCGGATATGGACGGCGAGCAAACCTATTACGAGGCGACCTACAAAGGGAAAACTGTTCTCGTGGCAGGTTCCGAAGGCGAAGGAATGAGCAAGCACATCAAGCGCTTATGCGACTTTGTCGTAAGCATTCCGATGGTAGGCAAGGTGAACTCACTTAATGTTTCTGTTGCAACATCCCTACTTTTATATGAATGGAGACGTCAGCAGGATGTTCAGAATAAATAA
- the rpmG gene encoding 50S ribosomal protein L33, translating to MRVKITLACTECKQRNYNTTKNKKKTPDRIEMKKYCRFCKTHTAHKETK from the coding sequence ATGCGAGTAAAAATTACTTTAGCGTGTACTGAATGCAAGCAAAGAAACTACAATACGACTAAAAACAAAAAGAAGACTCCTGACAGAATTGAAATGAAGAAATATTGCAGATTCTGTAAAACGCACACTGCGCACAAAGAGACTAAATAA
- the rplA gene encoding 50S ribosomal protein L1, whose translation MAKLGKRQSDNLKAFNKSEQHDLAAGIKVLKGFKTAKFDETVELHIKLGVDSRHADQQVRGAIVLPHGTGNTKKVLVIAKGDKAVEAQNAGADFVGAEDMIDKIQKENWFEFDVIVATPDMMGLVGRLGRVLGPKGLMPNPKSGTVSFDVEKAVNEIKAGKVEYRLDKQNIVHCPVGKLSFEDEKLEENIKALIDAIVKAKPAAAKGTYLRSVTLASTMSPGIKLSAAKF comes from the coding sequence ATGGCTAAATTAGGTAAGAGACAATCGGATAACCTTAAAGCTTTCAATAAGTCAGAACAGCATGATCTTGCTGCTGGCATTAAAGTTTTAAAAGGTTTTAAAACTGCTAAGTTTGACGAAACTGTAGAACTACACATTAAACTTGGTGTAGACAGCCGTCATGCTGATCAACAAGTACGTGGTGCGATCGTATTACCGCACGGTACTGGTAATACTAAAAAAGTGCTTGTTATCGCTAAAGGCGATAAAGCAGTAGAAGCACAAAACGCAGGCGCAGACTTTGTTGGTGCTGAAGATATGATTGACAAGATCCAAAAAGAAAACTGGTTTGAGTTCGATGTAATCGTAGCTACTCCAGACATGATGGGTCTAGTCGGTCGATTAGGTAGAGTACTTGGACCTAAAGGGTTAATGCCAAACCCTAAATCAGGTACCGTTTCATTTGATGTTGAAAAAGCTGTCAATGAAATCAAAGCTGGTAAAGTCGAGTACAGACTTGACAAGCAAAATATCGTACATTGTCCGGTAGGTAAGCTTTCTTTTGAAGATGAAAAACTTGAAGAGAACATTAAAGCGCTTATCGATGCAATCGTAAAAGCTAAACCAGCTGCAGCAAAAGGCACATACCTAAGAAGCGTAACGCTTGCTAGTACTATGAGCCCAGGCATCAAGTTAAGCGCAGCTAAGTTTTAA
- the secE gene encoding preprotein translocase subunit SecE, translating to MNSQTQAVQQKTGKKYFKGVISETKKVIWPTRKELVKYVAVVVTFSAMASFGIWVADIAFRNIVTSLIQL from the coding sequence ATGAACTCACAAACTCAAGCTGTACAACAAAAAACTGGCAAAAAGTATTTCAAAGGCGTTATCTCAGAAACAAAAAAAGTGATTTGGCCAACGCGCAAAGAGTTAGTCAAATACGTAGCAGTTGTTGTAACGTTTTCAGCAATGGCGTCATTCGGAATTTGGGTGGCTGACATCGCGTTCAGAAACATCGTTACATCATTGATTCAACTGTAA
- the sigH gene encoding RNA polymerase sporulation sigma factor SigH, which produces MPADMTTGDKVNYELLPEETVVEEAAGGNLRAQEFLIRRYKNFVRAKAKSYFLIGADKEDIIQEGMIGLFKAIRDYRTDRTASFRVFAELCITRQMITAIKMATRQKHAPLNSYVSLNRPIYDDESEQTLMDTMSASINSNPEQLLISREEVARIEYKITEVLSDFEQKVLGYYLDGRSYQEIAKDLDRHVKSIDNALQRVKRKLERFLNMESA; this is translated from the coding sequence ATGCCAGCTGACATGACAACAGGCGATAAAGTGAATTATGAACTATTGCCAGAAGAAACCGTTGTCGAAGAAGCGGCAGGCGGTAATTTACGCGCACAGGAGTTCTTGATTAGAAGATATAAGAACTTCGTACGCGCAAAGGCGAAGTCCTACTTTTTGATTGGTGCCGATAAGGAAGATATCATTCAGGAAGGTATGATTGGATTGTTTAAGGCGATTAGGGACTACAGAACGGATAGGACTGCTTCTTTTAGGGTGTTTGCAGAGCTTTGTATCACAAGGCAGATGATCACAGCCATCAAGATGGCGACCCGCCAGAAGCACGCGCCGTTAAATTCGTATGTTTCACTAAATCGGCCAATCTACGATGACGAGTCAGAGCAAACGCTTATGGATACCATGTCTGCCAGTATCAACTCAAATCCCGAACAGCTCTTGATTTCGAGAGAGGAAGTGGCGAGAATCGAATACAAGATCACCGAAGTGCTCAGTGATTTTGAACAGAAGGTGCTCGGATACTACCTTGATGGAAGAAGCTATCAGGAAATTGCAAAGGATTTGGATAGGCATGTCAAGTCAATTGACAATGCCTTGCAAAGAGTCAAGCGAAAACTAGAGCGTTTCTTAAACATGGAGAGCGCATAA
- the rplK gene encoding 50S ribosomal protein L11, with product MAKKVTGMIKIQLPAGKATPAPPVGPALGQHGVNIMQFCKEFNARTAEKAGYIIPVVITVYQDRSFTFITKTPPAAVLLKKAVGIESGSGEPNKKKVATITSAQLKEIAEMKKPDLNAASIEAAMSMIAGTARSMGIVVED from the coding sequence ATGGCTAAAAAAGTAACTGGTATGATTAAAATCCAATTGCCAGCAGGTAAAGCGACACCAGCTCCACCAGTTGGTCCAGCTCTTGGTCAACACGGTGTTAACATCATGCAATTCTGTAAAGAATTCAACGCAAGAACTGCTGAGAAAGCGGGATACATTATTCCTGTAGTAATCACGGTTTACCAAGATAGATCTTTTACTTTCATCACTAAAACGCCACCAGCTGCAGTATTACTGAAAAAAGCTGTTGGTATCGAAAGTGGATCAGGAGAACCAAACAAGAAAAAAGTTGCGACTATCACTAGTGCGCAATTAAAAGAAATTGCCGAAATGAAAAAGCCAGATTTGAATGCGGCAAGTATTGAAGCTGCGATGTCTATGATCGCAGGTACAGCTAGAAGTATGGGTATCGTAGTAGAAGACTAA
- a CDS encoding Mini-ribonuclease 3, whose protein sequence is MLESIGLDPLDLNTVRQTPAASLAFVGDAVFDLYIRTVLLKKRPRVGSNVLNQEKIKYVKASMQANIALTILPMLTEEEEAVLKRGRNTKSNTVPKNAKLSDYKYATGFEALLGYLMLLGRDDRVREILEHSLNICLGKEIEVKNDNE, encoded by the coding sequence AGATCCGCTTGACTTGAATACGGTAAGGCAGACACCTGCTGCATCGCTCGCATTTGTCGGTGACGCGGTCTTTGATTTATATATAAGAACGGTTCTTTTGAAAAAGAGGCCGCGCGTCGGGAGCAATGTGCTCAATCAAGAAAAAATAAAATACGTAAAGGCCTCGATGCAGGCGAACATAGCCCTGACGATTTTGCCGATGCTGACAGAGGAAGAGGAAGCGGTTCTCAAAAGAGGACGCAACACCAAGTCCAACACGGTGCCCAAAAACGCAAAACTGTCCGACTATAAGTATGCGACAGGATTCGAGGCGCTTCTGGGTTATCTGATGCTGCTTGGAAGAGATGACAGGGTACGTGAAATTCTTGAACATTCGCTGAACATCTGCTTAGGTAAGGAAATCGAGGTTAAGAATGACAATGAATGA